A genomic region of Candidatus Pseudomonas phytovorans contains the following coding sequences:
- the cytX gene encoding putative hydroxymethylpyrimidine transporter CytX, producing the protein MTTPSQFSPDHPVPNHQRIFGARDLFSLWFSLGIGLMVLQVGAMLAPGLGLAGAVLAIALGTGVGVLLLGAAGVIGSDTGLSAMGTLKLSLGSHGARLPALLNLLQLVGWGAFEIIVMRDAASLLGARTFGEDSAWNSPMLWTLCFGTLATLLAVSGPLAFVRKVLRAWGIWLLLGACIWLTWNLFAKADLAALWNRAGDGSMSLAVGFDIAIAMPLSWLPLIADYSRFARSGKHVFGGTVVGYFIGNTWLMSLGVAYTLAFAGSGEVNALLLALAGAGMGIPLLLILLDESEKAFADIHSAAVSTGVLLPLKVEHLALAIGALCTLIALLAPLAQYENFLLLIGSVFAPLFGVVLMDHYVIRRRRLPAQVDGLHWQALVAWLVGVAAYHLIAANAPELGATLPALLLAGVLHGLLSLSRGRETVQA; encoded by the coding sequence ATGACCACCCCCAGCCAATTCTCCCCCGACCACCCGGTCCCCAACCACCAGCGTATCTTCGGCGCCCGCGACCTGTTCTCGCTGTGGTTCTCCCTCGGCATCGGCCTCATGGTGCTGCAGGTCGGCGCCATGCTGGCGCCAGGGCTTGGCCTCGCCGGCGCGGTGCTCGCCATCGCCCTGGGCACCGGTGTCGGTGTGCTGTTGCTGGGGGCCGCCGGGGTTATCGGCAGCGACACTGGCCTGTCTGCCATGGGTACCCTGAAACTCAGCCTGGGCAGCCATGGCGCCCGCTTGCCCGCGCTGCTAAACCTGCTGCAACTGGTAGGCTGGGGCGCGTTCGAGATCATCGTCATGCGCGATGCAGCCAGCCTGCTGGGTGCACGCACGTTTGGCGAAGACAGTGCCTGGAACAGCCCGATGCTCTGGACCCTGTGTTTCGGCACCCTGGCCACCCTGCTGGCAGTCAGTGGGCCACTGGCGTTCGTGCGCAAGGTGCTGCGCGCCTGGGGTATCTGGTTGCTGCTGGGCGCGTGCATCTGGCTGACCTGGAACCTGTTCGCCAAGGCCGACCTGGCTGCGCTGTGGAACCGCGCCGGGGACGGCTCGATGTCGCTGGCGGTGGGCTTTGATATCGCCATTGCCATGCCGCTGTCCTGGCTGCCGCTGATTGCCGATTACTCGCGCTTCGCCCGCAGCGGCAAGCATGTGTTCGGCGGCACCGTCGTGGGCTATTTCATCGGCAACACCTGGCTGATGAGCCTGGGCGTGGCCTACACGCTGGCCTTTGCTGGCAGCGGTGAAGTCAATGCCCTGCTGCTGGCCCTGGCCGGCGCCGGCATGGGTATCCCGCTTTTGCTGATTCTGCTGGACGAGTCCGAAAAGGCCTTTGCCGACATCCACTCGGCTGCAGTTTCCACCGGCGTGCTGCTGCCGCTGAAGGTCGAGCACCTTGCGTTGGCCATCGGCGCGCTGTGCACCCTCATCGCCCTGCTGGCGCCGCTGGCGCAATACGAAAACTTCCTGCTGCTGATCGGTTCGGTGTTCGCGCCGCTGTTCGGCGTGGTGCTGATGGACCACTACGTGATACGTCGCCGCCGCCTGCCGGCACAGGTCGATGGCTTGCACTGGCAAGCGCTGGTGGCGTGGTTGGTGGGGGTGGCGGCCTATCACCTGATCGCCGCCAATGCACCGGAGCTGGGTGCAACCCTGCCAGCATTGCTGCTGGCGGGTGTACTGCATGGGCTGCTAAGCCTTAGCCGCGGCCGGGAAACAGTTCAGGCTTGA
- a CDS encoding RsiV family protein: MTLVKLTSVAVLALALGACQSLFTPNYRAPLEVKRDAWEHVKPGCSESDCPLVNIDMVHFPALPKLDGIVEKRLLQLTDDNQHGTAPSTLQAYEQQYLASADKRNSSYLQAKVREQHDGLVIIELSSYLDSGGAHGMPGRGFINYSRKLDKVLTLQDMLVPGQEDTFWKTVEESHRAWLMSVGMDKDAEFVKTWPFKKSPHIALTYGAVVVKYEVYAIAPYSMGHVELKIPYPRLNGVLKPELFPGRG; encoded by the coding sequence ATGACACTTGTCAAACTGACTTCCGTGGCCGTGCTGGCACTCGCGCTGGGCGCCTGCCAGAGCCTGTTCACGCCCAACTACCGGGCCCCGCTGGAGGTCAAGCGCGACGCCTGGGAGCATGTCAAACCCGGCTGCAGCGAAAGCGACTGCCCGCTGGTAAACATCGACATGGTCCACTTCCCGGCCCTGCCCAAGCTCGACGGCATCGTCGAGAAGCGCCTGCTGCAACTGACCGACGACAATCAGCATGGCACCGCGCCAAGCACCTTGCAGGCCTACGAGCAGCAATATCTGGCCAGTGCCGACAAACGTAACAGCAGTTACCTGCAAGCCAAGGTACGCGAGCAGCATGACGGGCTGGTGATCATCGAGTTGTCCAGTTATCTGGACAGCGGTGGCGCCCACGGCATGCCCGGGCGCGGCTTCATCAACTATTCGCGCAAGCTGGACAAAGTGCTGACCTTGCAGGACATGCTGGTGCCTGGCCAGGAGGACACCTTCTGGAAAACCGTCGAGGAGTCACACCGTGCCTGGCTGATGAGCGTGGGCATGGACAAGGACGCCGAGTTCGTCAAAACCTGGCCGTTCAAGAAGTCGCCGCACATCGCCCTGACGTACGGCGCGGTGGTGGTCAAGTACGAGGTCTACGCCATCGCGCCCTATTCCATGGGCCACGTGGAACTGAAAATCCCGTACCCGCGCCTGAATGGCGTTCTCAAGCCTGAACTGTTTCCCGGCCGCGGCTAA
- a CDS encoding NUDIX domain-containing protein yields the protein MSDTLNSVPKAVEIVKRANCFQGFYKLDKVHLRHELFAGGMGREISRELFVRHDAVCVLPYDPLRDEVVLIEQFRVGALDKVGNPWLIEMVAGLIDKDEQPEEVAHREAEEEAGLTFSALWPMTRYFPSPGGSDEYVHLFLGRCISEGAGGLHGLEEEGEDIRVRVWSFEDALQAVRDGRICNAATIIGLQWLALNRDEVRGMWK from the coding sequence ATGTCAGACACGTTGAATTCGGTGCCCAAGGCGGTCGAGATCGTCAAGCGGGCCAACTGCTTCCAGGGCTTCTACAAGCTCGACAAGGTGCACCTGCGCCACGAGCTGTTTGCCGGGGGCATGGGCCGCGAGATCAGCCGTGAACTGTTCGTGCGCCACGATGCAGTGTGTGTGCTGCCTTACGACCCGTTGCGCGATGAAGTGGTGCTGATCGAGCAGTTCCGTGTCGGCGCGCTGGACAAGGTCGGTAACCCCTGGCTGATCGAGATGGTTGCCGGGCTGATCGACAAAGATGAGCAACCCGAGGAAGTCGCCCACCGCGAAGCCGAGGAAGAAGCCGGCCTGACGTTCAGCGCCTTGTGGCCGATGACCCGCTACTTCCCGTCGCCCGGCGGCAGTGACGAATACGTTCACCTGTTCCTTGGCCGCTGCATCAGCGAAGGCGCAGGCGGCTTGCATGGCCTGGAAGAAGAGGGCGAAGACATCCGCGTGCGCGTGTGGTCGTTCGAGGATGCCTTGCAGGCGGTGCGCGACGGGCGCATCTGCAATGCGGCGACCATCATTGGCTTGCAATGGCTGGCGCTGAACCGTGACGAAGTACGAGGTATGTGGAAGTGA
- a CDS encoding DUF1249 domain-containing protein yields MEVNLLRERYRVDLVGLQAACEANYARLMRLLPDMRTTQSSRRIGMTQGDQMLGVLVLDVVLACPYTTTLHVRQEHSLPWLPVPHLEVQVYHDARMAEVVSAEHTRRLRSIYPYPNEAMHQPDEKAQLNLFLGEWLSHCLACGHELASVR; encoded by the coding sequence GTGGAAGTGAACCTGCTGCGCGAGCGCTATCGAGTCGACCTGGTCGGGCTGCAGGCCGCCTGCGAGGCCAACTACGCCCGGTTGATGCGCCTGTTGCCCGACATGCGCACCACCCAGAGCTCGCGCCGCATCGGCATGACCCAAGGCGACCAGATGCTCGGCGTGCTGGTGCTGGACGTGGTGCTGGCCTGCCCCTACACCACCACCTTGCACGTGCGCCAGGAGCACAGCCTGCCGTGGCTGCCGGTGCCGCACCTGGAAGTGCAGGTTTACCACGATGCACGCATGGCCGAAGTGGTCAGTGCCGAGCACACCCGGCGCCTGCGCAGCATCTACCCGTATCCGAACGAGGCCATGCACCAGCCGGACGAAAAGGCCCAGCTCAACCTGTTCCTCGGTGAATGGCTGAGCCACTGCCTGGCTTGTGGCCACGAACTGGCAAGCGTTCGCTGA
- the cpdA gene encoding 3',5'-cyclic-AMP phosphodiesterase — MHSDHTRPVYVVQLTDAHLFADPAGSMLGLNTRDSLRHVVAQARREQALVDLLLCTGDLSQDASVASYETFRELTAPFVVPTRWLPGNHDEAKLMAEVAPELVQAVTDVGAWRIVMLNTAVRGATHGLLEDDQLALLEAALKEAGERHCLVCLHHQPVDIGCAWIAPIGLRNAQALFDIIEGYPQVRALLWGHVHQEWDEVRDGRRLLATPSTCIQFAARSEDFQVSEEKPGYRWLRLHADGRLETGVERATDFEVKLDFDSPGY; from the coding sequence ATGCACTCAGACCACACGCGCCCTGTATATGTGGTGCAACTGACCGACGCCCATCTTTTCGCCGACCCGGCCGGCAGCATGCTGGGCCTCAATACCCGCGACAGCCTGCGCCATGTGGTCGCGCAAGCGCGGCGTGAGCAAGCGCTTGTCGACTTGCTGCTGTGCACGGGTGACCTGTCCCAGGACGCCAGCGTGGCGTCTTATGAAACGTTCCGTGAGCTGACTGCACCGTTTGTCGTGCCCACCCGCTGGTTGCCGGGCAACCATGACGAAGCCAAGCTCATGGCTGAAGTGGCCCCGGAGCTGGTGCAAGCCGTAACCGATGTTGGCGCCTGGCGGATTGTCATGCTCAACACTGCGGTGCGGGGGGCGACACACGGCCTGCTGGAGGACGACCAGCTGGCATTGCTGGAAGCCGCTTTGAAAGAAGCGGGTGAGCGGCATTGCCTGGTGTGTTTGCACCATCAGCCAGTGGACATCGGCTGCGCGTGGATCGCGCCGATCGGCTTGCGCAATGCCCAGGCGCTGTTCGACATCATTGAAGGTTATCCACAGGTGCGGGCGTTGCTGTGGGGGCATGTGCACCAGGAATGGGATGAAGTGCGCGACGGCCGGCGTTTGCTGGCTACGCCGTCTACCTGTATCCAGTTCGCGGCGCGCAGCGAGGACTTTCAGGTGAGCGAAGAGAAGCCAGGGTACCGCTGGTTGCGCCTGCATGCCGACGGGCGGTTGGAAACCGGGGTGGAGCGGGCCACGGACTTTGAGGTGAAACTCGACTTCGATAGCCCGGGTTATTAG
- a CDS encoding esterase — translation MSGSILYIHGFNSSPLSTKARQLEAVMQQLGLSAQLRVPALHHHPRQAIAQLEAAIAELGAPLLVGSSLGGYYATWLAERHGLKALLINPAVTPHKHFDGYLGTQRNHYSGETWELTHDHVQALAELEVPAPSDASRYQVWLQTADETLDYRHAERYYRACALRIQAGGDHSFQGFAERLPALLAFAGIARGQYAALDFSVF, via the coding sequence ATGTCGGGTTCCATCCTCTATATCCATGGCTTCAACAGCTCGCCGCTTTCGACCAAGGCGCGCCAACTCGAAGCCGTGATGCAGCAACTGGGCCTGTCGGCGCAGCTACGCGTGCCCGCCTTGCACCACCACCCGCGCCAGGCCATCGCCCAGCTCGAAGCAGCCATCGCCGAACTCGGCGCGCCGTTACTGGTGGGCAGTTCGCTCGGCGGCTACTATGCCACCTGGCTGGCCGAGCGCCATGGCCTCAAGGCTTTGCTGATCAACCCTGCGGTAACGCCGCACAAGCATTTCGACGGCTACCTGGGCACTCAGCGTAACCACTATAGCGGTGAAACCTGGGAGTTGACCCACGATCACGTGCAGGCCCTGGCCGAGCTGGAAGTGCCGGCCCCGTCAGATGCCAGCCGCTATCAAGTGTGGCTGCAAACCGCCGATGAAACCTTGGACTATCGCCACGCCGAGCGGTATTACCGCGCATGTGCCCTGCGTATCCAGGCCGGTGGCGATCACAGCTTCCAGGGCTTTGCCGAGCGCCTGCCGGCGCTGTTGGCTTTTGCCGGCATTGCTCGCGGGCAGTATGCGGCGCTCGATTTTTCTGTATTTTGA